A portion of the Oxynema aestuarii AP17 genome contains these proteins:
- a CDS encoding BCD family MFS transporter, with product METGNLPEAEAIAGESLPRINLATMFRLGLFQMGLGIMSVLTLGVINRIAIDELKVPALIAAGAIAMHQFVAPARVWFGQMSDAKPIAGLHRTPYVWGGSILFTAMSFVAVQVVWQLGQSMEQAGGWTPDSYGWAAVFGLVFSGYGLALSASSTPFAALLVDISDEDNRSKLVGTVWSMLMVGIIIGAIVSSVLLKQIALDTPIEQLQASVNRLFLTVPAIVVFLTFIATVGVEQNYSRYSQRSSVAHREDKITLGHALRVLTASRQTGIFFSFLLVMSISLFMQDAVMEPYGGEVFGMPIAETTKLNAFFGMGTLIGISLTGFAIAPRLGKQQTTKIGCIGVSGCLALLALAGFVAEPSMLMGALLLYGFGSGVITTGAISLMLDLTAAETAGTFIGAWGLAQAIARGLATVTGGAVLDLGRAIFQSPVLAYSTVFAVQYVGMISAVALLRRVNAVEFQANAKQAIAAVMEGELD from the coding sequence ATGGAAACAGGCAATCTACCCGAGGCAGAAGCGATCGCGGGGGAAAGCTTACCGCGAATCAATCTCGCCACCATGTTTCGCTTGGGCTTATTTCAAATGGGCTTGGGCATCATGTCCGTGTTGACCCTCGGCGTGATCAACCGGATTGCCATTGACGAGCTCAAAGTCCCCGCCCTGATTGCCGCCGGGGCGATCGCCATGCACCAATTTGTCGCCCCGGCGCGGGTATGGTTCGGGCAAATGTCCGACGCCAAACCGATCGCCGGACTGCACCGAACGCCCTATGTTTGGGGAGGAAGCATCTTATTTACCGCCATGTCCTTCGTAGCGGTGCAAGTTGTCTGGCAATTGGGTCAGTCGATGGAACAAGCGGGGGGCTGGACCCCGGACAGTTACGGCTGGGCTGCGGTTTTCGGGTTAGTCTTTTCCGGTTACGGTTTGGCCCTCAGTGCCAGTTCTACGCCCTTTGCGGCGTTGTTAGTCGATATTTCCGACGAAGACAACCGTTCTAAATTAGTCGGCACAGTTTGGTCGATGTTGATGGTGGGGATTATTATCGGGGCGATCGTCAGCAGTGTGTTGCTCAAACAAATTGCCCTCGACACGCCCATCGAACAGTTACAAGCGTCGGTCAATCGTTTATTTTTAACTGTCCCGGCGATCGTCGTGTTTTTGACCTTTATCGCGACCGTCGGCGTGGAACAGAACTATTCTCGCTATTCCCAGCGTTCTAGCGTCGCCCATCGCGAAGATAAAATCACCCTGGGTCATGCCTTGCGGGTATTGACCGCCAGCCGCCAGACGGGCATCTTTTTCTCATTTCTGCTGGTAATGAGTATCAGCCTGTTCATGCAAGATGCAGTGATGGAACCTTACGGCGGCGAAGTTTTCGGAATGCCGATCGCCGAAACCACCAAACTCAATGCTTTTTTTGGCATGGGAACCTTAATCGGGATTAGCTTGACAGGTTTTGCGATCGCGCCGCGTTTGGGCAAACAGCAAACGACCAAAATCGGTTGTATCGGGGTTTCCGGTTGTTTGGCATTGCTGGCCCTGGCGGGTTTTGTCGCCGAACCGTCGATGTTGATGGGGGCGTTGCTACTGTACGGCTTCGGGTCTGGAGTGATTACCACCGGGGCGATCAGTTTGATGCTCGATCTGACGGCGGCGGAAACGGCGGGAACCTTTATCGGGGCGTGGGGATTGGCCCAGGCGATCGCGCGCGGACTGGCAACCGTCACCGGGGGGGCCGTCTTAGATTTGGGTCGGGCGATCTTTCAGAGTCCGGTGTTGGCTTACAGTACCGTGTTCGCGGTTCAATACGTCGGCATGATCTCGGCGGTGGCGCTGTTGCGGCGGGTCAATGCAGTAGAATTCCAAGCAAATGCCAAACAGGCGATCGCCGCCGTCATGGAAGGCGAACTCGACTGA
- a CDS encoding iron uptake porin: MAPVTRSPWTPLCLRKVRHTKNHLDKFSLRQGLDRVARPALCQRFSVVLRSTLGAIALVGAGWADLGAIAAPREPDPLAQITSVSQLSDVQPTDWAFQALQSLVETYGILQGYPDGSFRGDRALTRYEFAAGLNAFLDTIAVGPVDLTPEDLAVVERLQAEFAAELAATRDRLADVETRLADLDARQFSTTTKLNVLATFNVAAATAGDDLRVNRLDPGDTGSGSGRDADGRAIVSRVREDPSITFSEAIAFFLTTSFTGKDSLITTLVTGNGNSPTNNYTSDGWFNSFGTPVLNLTPTPETNRLSISEAVYIFPVTSSVQLAIGPKFLWSRFFDSNAFTSAFGRGASGFDTYGSPLINDLARSSGAVATWRISEQFELRLGYAAIDSSDPSEGLFRGDRALTTQLTISPVPNLNLRLLYDRSQIAASNGQVSGRPLIGVADDGFGGDLEDANADVFAVNFDWLVSPKFGLFGRYSYGNIDIDPASDAVPGGDLTVQSLQLGMAFPDLGKEGSLATLSYIIPFSPIEGRRFLLSGDGDGGTQYEIEATYYFPVTDKIAVIPSLYWIGNANNFNRNPNIYTGTVRTQFNF; encoded by the coding sequence ATGGCTCCAGTGACGCGATCGCCCTGGACTCCTCTCTGTTTGCGTAAAGTGAGACACACAAAAAATCATTTAGATAAATTTTCCCTTCGCCAAGGGCTTGACCGAGTCGCACGACCCGCCCTTTGCCAACGGTTCTCCGTTGTTCTGAGATCGACCCTCGGCGCGATCGCCCTCGTCGGCGCGGGATGGGCCGATCTCGGCGCGATCGCCGCCCCCAGAGAACCGGATCCCCTGGCTCAAATCACCTCGGTCTCACAATTGTCCGACGTGCAACCGACAGACTGGGCCTTTCAAGCCTTGCAATCCCTCGTGGAAACCTACGGCATCCTCCAAGGCTATCCCGATGGCAGTTTTCGCGGCGATCGCGCCCTCACCCGCTACGAATTCGCCGCCGGACTCAATGCCTTTCTCGACACGATCGCCGTCGGACCCGTAGACCTGACCCCAGAAGATCTCGCCGTGGTCGAACGACTGCAAGCGGAATTTGCCGCCGAACTCGCCGCCACCCGCGATCGTCTCGCCGACGTAGAAACCCGCCTCGCCGACCTAGACGCCCGTCAATTCTCCACCACCACCAAACTCAACGTCCTCGCCACCTTCAACGTCGCCGCCGCCACGGCGGGGGACGATCTGCGGGTCAATCGCCTCGATCCCGGCGACACGGGCAGTGGTTCCGGACGGGACGCCGACGGTCGGGCGATCGTCAGTCGCGTTCGCGAAGACCCCAGCATCACCTTTTCCGAGGCGATCGCCTTCTTTCTCACCACTTCTTTCACCGGAAAAGATAGTTTAATTACCACCTTGGTCACCGGAAATGGTAACTCGCCGACCAATAACTATACATCGGACGGCTGGTTTAACAGTTTCGGCACCCCAGTTTTAAATCTCACACCCACCCCAGAAACGAACCGCCTCAGTATTTCCGAGGCCGTTTATATTTTCCCCGTTACCTCTTCCGTACAACTGGCGATCGGGCCAAAATTCCTGTGGTCGCGCTTCTTCGACAGTAACGCCTTTACCTCCGCTTTCGGTCGCGGCGCCAGTGGTTTCGATACTTACGGCTCTCCCCTGATTAACGATCTCGCCCGCAGTTCCGGAGCTGTCGCCACCTGGCGCATCAGCGAACAGTTCGAGTTACGCCTCGGTTACGCGGCGATCGATAGTAGCGACCCCAGTGAGGGTTTATTTCGCGGCGATCGCGCCCTCACCACACAATTGACTATCTCTCCCGTTCCCAATCTCAACTTACGCTTACTCTACGATCGCTCCCAAATCGCAGCCAGCAACGGTCAAGTGAGCGGCAGACCTCTCATCGGTGTCGCCGACGACGGCTTCGGCGGCGATCTCGAAGACGCCAACGCCGATGTCTTCGCGGTCAATTTCGATTGGTTAGTTTCCCCGAAATTCGGGCTATTCGGACGCTACAGCTACGGCAATATCGATATCGATCCGGCGAGCGATGCGGTTCCCGGCGGCGATTTGACCGTCCAGTCCCTCCAACTCGGCATGGCATTTCCCGATTTGGGCAAAGAAGGATCGTTAGCCACTTTATCTTATATTATTCCCTTCAGTCCGATCGAAGGACGACGATTTTTACTGTCCGGCGATGGCGATGGCGGAACTCAGTACGAAATCGAAGCGACCTATTATTTTCCCGTTACCGATAAAATTGCGGTGATTCCTTCCTTATATTGGATTGGTAATGCCAATAATTTTAATAGAAATCCCAATATTTATACGGGAACGGTGAGAACGCAGTTTAATTTTTAG
- a CDS encoding ChaN family lipoprotein, whose product MMKSYSLAALCACSLSVLLVCNTWTIARAIAEPVADRSSEVEVRSPEVRARQLAAEWADARVIYLGETHDRQADHRAQLAIIQALQAQNPKVAIAMEMFQRPYQGAIDAYLAGELDEAQLVEQTEYDRRWGFPWENYAPILRFAQAQQLPTLALNVPSEVTRKLAREGWESLDEGDRQYIPPREQIDLDNEDYRALLRGVYEQHAQAGHGSSEDLDRFFFVQVLWDETMAERIAEFLEDNEDYQVVVLTGSGHVVYGYGIPDRVARRMGDRRDFVQRSLVFDPPESLPNPGGRAIADFVWTHDPTASGDRSKGD is encoded by the coding sequence ATGATGAAATCTTATTCTCTTGCTGCTTTGTGTGCTTGTTCGTTGAGCGTGCTGCTGGTTTGCAATACATGGACGATCGCTCGTGCGATCGCCGAACCCGTGGCGGACCGCTCGTCCGAGGTAGAAGTGAGATCGCCGGAGGTGCGGGCGCGGCAACTGGCGGCGGAATGGGCCGACGCACGAGTGATTTATTTAGGCGAAACTCACGATCGCCAAGCGGACCATCGAGCGCAGTTGGCCATTATCCAGGCGTTACAGGCTCAAAATCCCAAAGTGGCGATCGCGATGGAAATGTTCCAACGACCGTATCAGGGGGCGATCGATGCCTATCTGGCGGGAGAATTGGACGAGGCTCAGTTGGTGGAACAAACCGAATACGATCGCCGATGGGGATTTCCGTGGGAAAATTACGCGCCGATCCTGCGGTTTGCCCAAGCGCAACAGTTACCGACCCTCGCCTTAAACGTGCCGAGTGAAGTGACGCGCAAACTGGCGCGGGAAGGCTGGGAGAGCCTCGACGAGGGCGATCGCCAGTATATCCCGCCTCGGGAACAAATCGACCTCGATAACGAAGACTATCGAGCCTTATTGCGCGGGGTGTACGAGCAACACGCGCAAGCGGGTCACGGGTCGAGTGAAGATCTCGATCGCTTCTTCTTCGTGCAAGTGTTGTGGGACGAAACGATGGCGGAAAGGATCGCCGAATTCCTGGAGGATAACGAAGACTATCAAGTGGTGGTGTTGACCGGAAGCGGTCACGTGGTCTACGGTTACGGGATTCCCGATCGCGTCGCCCGACGGATGGGCGATCGCCGCGACTTCGTACAGCGATCGCTGGTGTTCGACCCGCCGGAGAGCTTACCCAATCCCGGAGGACGGGCGATCGCCGATTTTGTCTGGACTCACGACCCCACGGCGTCGGGCGATCGGTCAAAAGGTGACTAA
- a CDS encoding pentapeptide repeat-containing protein codes for MNRPTLLTASALALVLGCSLPTLAQVNAPVQELLETRNGAGFNLNGADLSGRDLVGVDLRGANLNGADLSGANLSGANLTGANLRGANLRAANLTEADLSVANLVEATLDGANLQDALLKAANLSGAHLVEVDLRNADLFRANLNAANLRGSNLLNANFNAANLIGANVLGSRGGNFTNAIGFTP; via the coding sequence ATGAACCGTCCCACATTGCTGACTGCCAGCGCCCTCGCCCTCGTCCTGGGATGCTCCCTTCCCACCCTCGCCCAAGTCAATGCCCCGGTGCAAGAGCTGCTAGAAACCCGGAACGGTGCGGGTTTCAACCTCAACGGCGCCGATCTGTCCGGTCGCGATTTGGTGGGGGTCGATCTGCGCGGGGCCAACCTCAACGGCGCCGATTTATCCGGCGCTAATTTATCCGGTGCGAACTTAACCGGGGCCAACCTCAGAGGGGCAAATTTACGCGCCGCCAATCTAACAGAAGCCGATTTATCCGTTGCCAATTTAGTCGAAGCGACCTTAGACGGAGCTAATTTACAAGACGCACTGTTAAAAGCTGCAAACTTGAGTGGAGCCCATTTAGTAGAAGTAGATTTGCGCAATGCCGATTTATTTCGGGCAAATTTGAATGCGGCAAACTTAAGAGGCTCGAATTTACTCAATGCCAATTTTAATGCAGCGAATTTAATCGGGGCGAACGTCCTCGGTTCGAGAGGCGGTAACTTTACCAATGCTATTGGGTTTACGCCATAA
- a CDS encoding pentapeptide repeat-containing protein, whose product MKLSLLLSLVLPVAIAWSSPGHAANPEHVTQLLQTKQCEGCDLSDADLVGADLREANLKGANLTGANLEAANLCNADLSETNLEQAILINANLFEANLSGVNLRQAQLGNANLSFINLSRSDLNGANLSQANLGMANLSDGNLSYTNLRGANLIGANLSGVSWEAANLTDAHLDPASINEANGLGTGETSAVEVTERDRARVR is encoded by the coding sequence GTGAAACTCAGTCTTTTACTCTCTTTAGTTTTACCCGTAGCGATCGCTTGGTCGAGTCCCGGTCACGCCGCCAACCCAGAACACGTCACCCAATTGTTACAAACGAAACAATGCGAGGGATGCGATTTAAGTGATGCGGATTTAGTCGGGGCGGATTTGCGCGAAGCGAACTTAAAGGGTGCGAATTTAACGGGAGCAAATTTAGAAGCGGCGAACCTGTGTAATGCAGATTTATCAGAAACAAATTTAGAACAGGCTATCTTAATTAATGCCAATTTATTTGAAGCGAACTTATCTGGAGTCAATCTCAGACAAGCGCAGTTAGGGAATGCCAATCTCAGTTTTATTAATTTAAGTCGTTCGGACTTAAACGGGGCGAATTTATCCCAAGCCAATTTAGGGATGGCCAACTTGAGCGATGGGAACTTAAGTTATACCAATTTACGCGGAGCCAATTTAATCGGTGCAAATTTAAGCGGAGTCAGTTGGGAAGCGGCAAATCTGACCGACGCTCATTTAGATCCTGCCAGTATCAACGAGGCGAACGGGTTGGGAACGGGAGAAACCAGCGCCGTCGAAGTGACGGAACGCGATCGCGCCCGAGTCCGATAA
- a CDS encoding inositol monophosphatase family protein — protein sequence MRDFWDRVLNFAETTTGKVGNDLMADFGQVQPSEKADGSLVTQSDKWADREIREAISGVFPDFGILSEEGDTCFGGDEWCWVVDPLDGTTNFARSIPIWGISLGLFYRGTPVFGYVHLPPLGQSFYGFWYGDTGLDGPQGAFLNNRAIATSADEPSGNHFFSFCSRSIRLFHEPFPCKIRLLGVASYNFLMVANGVTLGGVEATPKIWDIAGVWPIVRAAGGTWVELQSTPIFPLNPGEDYGDRNFPTLVVAHGDLTGVFRPLVSELVTF from the coding sequence ATGCGTGATTTTTGGGATAGGGTTTTAAACTTTGCCGAGACGACGACGGGGAAAGTCGGTAACGATCTCATGGCAGATTTCGGTCAAGTTCAGCCGTCGGAAAAGGCGGATGGCAGCTTGGTAACGCAATCGGACAAATGGGCCGATCGCGAAATCCGCGAGGCCATTTCTGGCGTATTCCCGGACTTCGGCATTTTGAGCGAGGAAGGCGACACCTGTTTTGGCGGCGACGAATGGTGTTGGGTCGTCGATCCCCTCGACGGAACGACCAATTTCGCCCGCAGTATTCCGATTTGGGGAATTTCTTTGGGATTGTTCTATCGCGGAACTCCCGTGTTCGGTTACGTGCACCTCCCACCTCTGGGACAGTCCTTTTATGGGTTTTGGTACGGCGACACCGGGTTAGACGGCCCGCAAGGGGCATTTCTCAACAATCGGGCGATCGCCACCAGTGCGGACGAACCGAGTGGCAACCACTTTTTCAGCTTTTGTTCGCGATCGATCCGCTTGTTTCACGAACCATTTCCCTGCAAAATTCGCCTGCTAGGAGTCGCCAGCTATAACTTTTTGATGGTCGCCAACGGGGTTACCCTCGGCGGGGTCGAAGCGACGCCGAAGATTTGGGATATTGCCGGAGTTTGGCCGATCGTCCGCGCCGCCGGAGGAACCTGGGTGGAATTGCAATCGACCCCGATCTTTCCCCTCAACCCCGGGGAAGATTACGGCGATCGCAACTTCCCGACCTTAGTAGTCGCTCACGGGGATTTAACCGGGGTGTTTCGCCCCCTTGTTTCGGAATTAGTCACCTTTTGA